DNA sequence from the Ramlibacter agri genome:
CCCGCATCTCCGGCGAGACCGCGCCGCTGCTCTTCACCGCGCTGAACAACCAGTTCTTCTCCTCGGACATGTCCGGCCCGATGTCGAGCCTGCCCGTGACGATCTTCAAGTTCGCCATGAGCCCCTACGAGAGCTGGCAGCAGCTGGCCTGGGCCGGCGTCTTCATCATCACCCTGGCCGTGCTGGGCCTGAACATCCTCGCGCGGGTGCTGACCCGCAACAAGACCTGACATGGACGCAAACATCGCCTCCCGCGCCGCGCCCTCCAAGCTGGCCGTGCGCAACCTGAACTTCTACTACGGCAAGTTCCACGCCTTGAAGGGCATCAACCTGGACATCCCCGAGAAGAAGGTCACCGCCTTCATCGGCCCGTCCGGCTGCGGCAAGTCCACGCTGCTGCGCACCTTCAACCGCATGTACGAGCTGTACCCCGAGCAGCGCGCCGAAGGCGAGATCGTGCTCGATGGCGAGAACCTGCTCACGTCGAAGAAGGACGTGGCGCTGATCCGCGCCCGCGTCGGCATGGTGTTCCAGAAGCCCACGCCGTTCCCGATGTCCATCTACGACAACATCGCCTTCGGCGTGCGGCTGTTCGAGTCGCTGTCGGAAGCCGACATGGACGACCGCGTCGAATGGGCGCTGCGCAAGGCGGCCCTGTGGGACGAGGTGAAGGCCAAGCTGAACCAGAGCGGCTCCGGCCTGTCCGGCGGCCAGCAGCAGCGGCTGTGCATCGCGCGCGGCATCGCCATCAAGCCGGAAGTGCTGCTGCTCGACGAGCCGTGCTCCGCGCTGGACCCCATCTCCACCGGCAAGATCGAGGAGCTGATCGGGGAACTGAAGAACGACTACACCGTGGTGATCGTCACCCACAACATGCAGCAGGCGGCGCGGGTTTCCGACTACACCGCCTACATGTACCTGGGCGACCTGGTGGAAGTGGGCGAGACGGAGCAGATCTTCTTCAAGCCCAAGCGCCAGGAGACGGAAGACTACATCACGGGCCGCTTCGGCTGAAGGGAGAGCCATAGTCATGGCAGACAAGCATCTTTCGACCCAGTTCGACAGCGAACTCAGCTCGCTGTCCTCGCGCGTGATGGAGCTCGGCGGCCTCGTCGAGTCGCAGATCCGCCAGGCCATCTACGCGCTGGCCCATTTCAACGAGGACGCGGCGCGCGAGGTGGTCGAGACCGAGACCCGCGTGAACGCGATGGAAGTGGAGATCGACCGCGACCTCTCCTCCGTCATCGCCCGCCGCCAGCCCACCGCGCGCGACCTGCGCCTTCTGATGGCCATCTCCAAGACCACGCAGAACCTGGAGCGCGTGGGCGACGAGGCCGAGCGCATCGCGCGCATGGTCCGTTCCATCATCGAGAAGAGCGGGACCGTCCGCGCGCTGCCGGCCGGCGAGCTGAACGTCGCCGCCGACCTGGCCTCCGCGCAGCTGCGCAAGGTGCTGGACGCCTTCGCCCGGCTGGACGTGCAGGCCGCCGTCGCCGTGCTGAAGGAGGACGACCTGCTGGACCGCGAGTTCGACGGCTTCGTCCGCAAGCTCATCACCTACATGATGGAAGATCCGCGCACGATCTCCTCCAGCCTCGACCTGCTGTTCGTGGCCAAGGCCATCGAGCGCATCGGCGATCATGCGAAGAACATCGCCGAGTTCATCATCTACGTGGTGAAGGGCGCCGACGTGCGCCACAGCCCCATGGAAACCATCGAGTCCGCCCTGAAGTGAAGGAATGAAACAGAACCCGCGCATCCTGATCGTCGAAGACGAACCGGCCATTGCCGAACTGGTTGCCGTCAACCTGCGCCACAACGGCATGGCGCCGGTGTGGGCGGAGGACGGCGACTCGGCGCAGCGCGAGATCGATGCCGTGCTGCCGGACGCCATCCTGCTGGACTGGATGCTGCCCGGCCAGAGCGGCGTGGCGCTGGCCCGCCGCTGGCGCGCCGATGCCCGCACCAAGGCCATCCCCATCCTGATGCTCACCGCCCGCAGTGACGAAGCGGACAAGGTGGGCGGGCTGGACGCCGGCGCCGACGACTACATCACCAAGCCCTTTTCCACGCAGGAACTGCTGGCGCGCATCCGTGCGGTGCTGCGCCGGCGCGCCCCGGAAAAGTCCGAGGACACCGTCAGCCTGGCCGGCCTGGTGCTGGACGCCGCGGCGCACCGCGTCACCTGGCAGGGCCGGGCGCTGAAGCTCGGTCCCACCGAGTTCAAGCTGCTCAATTACCTGATGCAGTACCCGGAGCGCGTGCACAGCCGCCAGCAGCTGCTGGACAAGGTCTGGGGCGACCACGTGTTCATCGAGGAGCGCACGGTGGACGTGCACGTGAAGCGGCTGCGCGAAGCGCTGGGCCCCGCGGCCGGCACGCTGGTGGAGACGGTGCGCGGCGCCGGCTACCGCATCACCGCGCAGCCCGCCTCGCGCGCGGCGGCCTGAGCCAGGCGCAGAGCCCATGCTCGCCCGCTTCGGCGCTTTCTTCTTCTGCATGGCCATCGGCGGCGTGGCTGGCTGGTTTGCGGGCGGCCTGCGCTTCGCCATCGAAGGCGCGCTCATGGGCGCGGTGGCCTGGGTCGTCATGGAAACGCTGCGCGCCTATCGCGTGCTGCGCTGGCTGCGCCGCGGCGAACTGCGCAATGCGCCCGCCGTCGCCGGTCTCTGGGGCGAGGCGGCCGACCGCATGCGGCGCGCGGCCAATCAGCGCGAACGGCAGGCGGCCGACGCCGAGCAGCGCCTGGAATCCTTCCTCGACGCGATCCGCTCCTCGCCCAACGGCGTGGTGCTGCTGGACCCGCACGGCCGCATCGAGTGGATCAACGACACCGCAGCCTTGCACCTCGGGCTGGACCCGCAGCGCGACCTGCAGCAGCAGGTGGTGAACCTGGTGCGCGACCCGGTGTTCAGCTTGTTCTACGGCGCCCGCACCGCCAACCAGGACATCGTGATCGCCGGGCCCGGCAGCACCGCGTCGCGCCCGCGCAAGGTCTCGCTGCGCCTGCATCCCTACGGCGAAGGACGCATCCTGCTGCTGTCACGCGACGTCACGCAGGT
Encoded proteins:
- the pstB gene encoding phosphate ABC transporter ATP-binding protein PstB, whose amino-acid sequence is MDANIASRAAPSKLAVRNLNFYYGKFHALKGINLDIPEKKVTAFIGPSGCGKSTLLRTFNRMYELYPEQRAEGEIVLDGENLLTSKKDVALIRARVGMVFQKPTPFPMSIYDNIAFGVRLFESLSEADMDDRVEWALRKAALWDEVKAKLNQSGSGLSGGQQQRLCIARGIAIKPEVLLLDEPCSALDPISTGKIEELIGELKNDYTVVIVTHNMQQAARVSDYTAYMYLGDLVEVGETEQIFFKPKRQETEDYITGRFG
- the phoU gene encoding phosphate signaling complex protein PhoU, encoding MADKHLSTQFDSELSSLSSRVMELGGLVESQIRQAIYALAHFNEDAAREVVETETRVNAMEVEIDRDLSSVIARRQPTARDLRLLMAISKTTQNLERVGDEAERIARMVRSIIEKSGTVRALPAGELNVAADLASAQLRKVLDAFARLDVQAAVAVLKEDDLLDREFDGFVRKLITYMMEDPRTISSSLDLLFVAKAIERIGDHAKNIAEFIIYVVKGADVRHSPMETIESALK
- the phoB gene encoding phosphate regulon transcriptional regulator PhoB gives rise to the protein MKQNPRILIVEDEPAIAELVAVNLRHNGMAPVWAEDGDSAQREIDAVLPDAILLDWMLPGQSGVALARRWRADARTKAIPILMLTARSDEADKVGGLDAGADDYITKPFSTQELLARIRAVLRRRAPEKSEDTVSLAGLVLDAAAHRVTWQGRALKLGPTEFKLLNYLMQYPERVHSRQQLLDKVWGDHVFIEERTVDVHVKRLREALGPAAGTLVETVRGAGYRITAQPASRAAA